A genomic window from Salvelinus namaycush isolate Seneca chromosome 21, SaNama_1.0, whole genome shotgun sequence includes:
- the LOC120066293 gene encoding uncharacterized protein LOC120066293, translating to MEMYVSSISKHNATKTDLSLLLECLKYQMKCPASQKQALFTIYSICQQREENVDFFREMGGVVFVHNLSKSSAHSEVRETAQFTLGMLAEANVYCKQALCRRETFSDLAECLMQQDSPLTQRRVAVYLLSVLVANNRSGQTFAQTSGCLDILLDLFRTSFPLSGEATVRPANVTQLFQLWTSVSSALCGCVNNPQNEESQRMCVSAFPLVKGWLQQLSHPYTEMVQPICSFISMTVANNHCAQDSFSTVGGLGNLTLTLIRLASDAAHSPLACQLSVIMTKTLSACIIDNPVLASGLAGYGLVPQLHSLLSSPSLEPQDRLIVILTLGHCTEASEEHRSQFLQCGGLSLIITLLTESTSEELRKAATFILQTCKQATVFLRGAVHGESQGQTAELEPPVDMEGYWRSARDILHRINQLERQQAQGAEEEWEGVEPNPPDQQKPAEWGRKELLLPLPLPPSLSLPPHHTSLPYQEWNGGRRCEEREERWRGVESWGQERREEGGGEEKRGEERGMSCEHTPVRSVLVGRGGDGEREDLHHRVLEENQPTNRGQDLTKRVRRQIFQTSEEPQKPSHSSREREKRTHIQRHTTLHVYTLGNTQPEKDRGLAAKINTYPLYTNTLTEKGKNTASHTQTENRRDKHLAMREQAHTQSVSAVGYAGPGIASVPGQPRDGEDERCSVCLGTGTLVPSSSSLLEGHSQTHTHSQVFKCPAPGKPGMSRQKKPLDDEGCVFGLVTSRSFPVLQRNCPHSCDLHLVLQKATHSYTQHLRDIRRRREIHTTGQRETERGTQSVWDHCRDKIPEVLNTPTHRCDLNWDLCPVVTEASLTPVCKGTLLRSFSTNSGQRNTDHNHVSLTPLKNCGPCEGITRNPLRKGLMKSLSSVTSRGQERGDRRTHNGEDGVIDDQQKTLSMGNPSLTQSSSKTKEKRVMTNERRERRNFSREEESYLCRGIERFGPSWNSILWAYPFQPGRTNVDLAKKYKRLQAKAQGMDSDSMRS from the exons ATGGAAATGTATGTTTCCAGCATAAGCAAACATAATG CCACAAAGACAGATCTGAGTTTGTTGCTGGAGTGTCTGAAGTACCAGATGAAATGTCCTGCTTCACAGAAACAAGCTCTTTTCACCATCTACTCCATCTGTCAACAGAGag AAGAGAATGTGGACTTCTTCAGAGAGATGGGAGGAGTGGTGTTTGTGCACAACCTCTCTAAATCCAGTGCTCACTCAGAGGTCAGGGAGACTGCTCAATTCACACTGGGAATGCTGGCAGAGGCCAATG TGTACTGTAAGCAGGCCCTGTGTAGGAGGGAGACATTCAGTGATCTGGCAGAGTGTCTGATGCAGCAGGACAGCCCACTGACCCAGAGGAGAGTAGCTGTCTACCTGCTCTCTGTCCTCGTCGCCAACAACA GGTCTGGCCAGACGTTCGCTCAGACCTCGGGCTGTCTGGATATCCTGCTGGACTTGTTCAG GACTAGTTTCCCTCTCTCTGGCGAGGCCACAGTGAGACCTGCTAACGTCACTCAGCTGTTCCAACTCTGGACCTCTGTGTCCAGTGCTCTCTGTGGCTGTGTCAACAACCCCCAGAATg AGGAGAGCCAGcgtatgtgtgtgtcagcctTCCCCCTGGTCAAGGGCTGGCTGCAGCAGCTCTCTCACCCCTACACAGAGATGGTTCAGCCCATCTGCTCCTTTATATCTATGACTGTCGCCAACAACC ATTGTGCTCAGGATAGTTTTTCCACAGTCGGCGGGCTCGGAAATCTGACACTCACTCTGATTCGCTTAGCCTCTGATGCCGCCCACAGCCCATTGGCCTGTCAGCTGTCTGTCATCATGACCAAGACCCTGTCAGCCTGCATCATTGACAACC CTGTGTTGGCGTCAGGTCTGGCAGGTTATGGTTTGGTTCCTCAGCTCCACTCCCTGCTGTCCAGCCCCAGCCTGGAGCCCCAAGACAGGCTCATTGTCATACTCACCCTGGGACACTGCACTGAGGCCTCTG AGGAGCACCGGTCTCAGTTCTTACAGTGTGGAGGTCTGTCCCTCATCATCACTCTACTGACTGAGTCTACCAGCGAAGAGCTCAGGAAGGCTGCTACCTTCATACTGCAGACCTGCAAACAGGcta CTGTGTTTCTGCGTGGTGCGGTCCATGGGGAGTCTCAGGGTCAGACTGCGGAGCTAGAGCCCCCTGTGGACATGGAGGGGTACTGGAGGTCAGCACGAGACATACTGCACAGGATCAACCAGCTGGAGAGACAACAGGCTCAG GGAgcggaggaggagtgggagggggTTGAACCAAACCCCCCAGACCAACAGAAACCTGCAGAATGGGGGAGGAAGGAGCTACTCttacccctacctctacccccATCCTTATCCCTACCCCCTCACCACACCTCTTTACCATACCAGGAGTGGAATGGAGGCAGAAGGTGTGAGGAAAGAGAGGAGCGttggagaggagtagagagttggggtcaagagagaagagaggagggaggaggagaagagaaaagaggagaagagagggggatgtcCTGTGAACACACCCCAGTCCGGTCGGTTCTAGTGgggaggggtggagatggagagagagaggatctacACCATAGAGTCCTAGAGGAGAATCAACCCACAAACAGAGGGCAGGACCTAACG AAGCGTGTAAGGAGACAGATATTCCAAACCAGTGAGGAGCCTCAGAAACCCAGCCAcagcagcagagagagggagaagagaacacaCATACAAAGGCACACCACACTGCACGTGTACACACTTGGAAACACACAACCAGAGAAGGACAGGGGCTTGGCAGCTAAGATAAATACTTATCCTctctacacaaacacactcacagagaAAGGTAAAAACacagcatcacacacacagaccgagAACCGCAGAGACAAGCACCTTGCTATGAGAGAGCAGGCTCACACACAGTCTGTGTCAGCCGTGGGCTATGCTGGACCTGGTATAGCTAGTGTCCCTGGGCAGCCCCGTGATGGAGAGGATGAGAGGTGTTCTGTATGTCTGGGGACAGGAACACTGGTCCCTTCCTCCTCCAGTCTACTAGAAGGACactcccagacacacacacacag CCAAGTGTTCAAGTGCCCAGCTCCAGGCAAGCCAGGAATGAGCAGGCAGAAGAAACCGTTGGATGATGAAG GCTGTGTGTTCGGTTTGGTGACCAGCCGATCGTTCCCTGTCCTCCAAAGGAACTGTCCCCACAGCTGTGACCTGCACCTGGTACTGCAGAAAgccacacacagctacacacagcaCCTCCGAGATATACGCAGGAGGAGAGAAATACACAcaacgggacagagagagacagagcgagggaCACAGAGCGTCTGGGATCACTGCAGAGATAAGATTCCTGAAGTGctgaacacacccacacaccgaTGTGATTTGAATTGGGATTTGTGTCCTGTTGTAACAGAGGCCAGTCTGACTCCTGTCTGTAAAGGAACCCTCCTGAGGAGCTTCTCAACCAACAGCGGACAACGCAACACTGATCACAACC ATGTGAGTCTCACTCCCCTTAAGAACTGTGGTCCATGTGAAGGTATCACTCGGAATCCTTTGCGTAAAGGTCTGATGAAGAGCCTATCCTCTGTGACCAGCAGGGggcaggagagaggag acagaagAACACATAATGGGGAAGATGGTGTCATCGATGATCAGCAGAAGACTCTGTCTATGGGAAACCCATCTTTGACT CAGAGCAGTTCCAAAACCAAGGAAAAGAGGGTGATGAccaatgag aggagggagaggaggaacttCAGCCGTGAGGAGGAGAGTTATCTGTGTCGAGGTATAGAGCGGTTTGGTCCATCCTGGAACTCCATCCTTTGGGCCTATCCGTTCCAGCCGGGACGCACCAACGTTGACCTGGCCAAGAAATACAAACGCCTGCAG GCTAAAGCCCAGGGTATGGATTCAGACTCCATGAGATCCTAG